One window from the genome of Gimesia aquarii encodes:
- a CDS encoding cytochrome c oxidase assembly protein gives MSSYFDLTSGLWKWSSPVWLLVLSLIGLYVLIQRGALGKRSLYFIFAMFTLAMAYVSPIGVLSDGYLFSAHVIQHLLLLLIVPLFLLLSLSRSATESLFSHPFMNRLGYVLAVPFLGWLSGLGVMWFWHVPSFCNASTENYALGVFRDATFLLAGLVFWWPIFSPLKRYHLPSPLAMIYLFSACLGCTLLGIYITFTVISICPAFANPVDRLGIMHLLYDQGMTPALDQRLGGLLMWVPPCSLYVCAIMVVLKRWYSEMERLTPQTAGTTNSLREARS, from the coding sequence ATGAGTTCGTATTTCGATCTGACAAGCGGATTATGGAAATGGAGTTCACCAGTCTGGCTACTGGTTTTGTCTCTGATAGGACTCTATGTTCTAATTCAACGTGGCGCATTAGGTAAACGCAGCCTCTATTTCATTTTCGCAATGTTCACTTTGGCGATGGCGTATGTCTCACCCATTGGCGTTTTGTCTGATGGTTACCTCTTTAGCGCCCATGTCATTCAGCATCTGTTACTACTACTGATCGTACCGCTCTTCCTCCTGTTGAGTCTTTCCAGATCTGCCACAGAATCACTCTTTAGCCACCCCTTCATGAACCGACTGGGTTATGTGTTGGCAGTCCCTTTTCTAGGCTGGCTCAGCGGCTTAGGTGTCATGTGGTTTTGGCATGTACCTTCGTTTTGTAATGCTTCAACAGAGAATTATGCGCTGGGAGTTTTTCGCGATGCCACATTTTTGCTCGCAGGTCTCGTATTCTGGTGGCCCATATTTTCGCCTTTGAAACGCTATCACCTTCCTTCGCCACTTGCCATGATTTACCTGTTCTCAGCCTGCCTCGGATGCACACTGTTAGGGATCTATATTACATTCACCGTCATTTCGATCTGCCCGGCATTTGCCAACCCTGTTGATCGATTAGGAATTATGCATCTGCTTTATGACCAGGGAATGACCCCCGCACTTGATCAACGATTAGGCGGACTTTTAATGTGGGTCCCCCCCTGCTCACTTTATGTCTGTGCCATTATGGTCGTACTCAAAAGGTGGTATTCTGAAATGGAACGACTTACACCACAAACAGCTGGGACAACCAACTCGCTCCGGGAGGCACGCTCATGA
- a CDS encoding QcrA and Rieske domain-containing protein, translating into MNNQPPQQSDKPCCQHPRRTFLTRLSIGLSAVIGLVITLPVIGYVLAPIFKKPKEKWRAVGKLEDFKVGGFVLVQYEDPSPVAWAGVTATAGAWLRRVSETEFIAFSINCRHLGCPVRWVDDPKLFMCPCHGGVYYEDGTVAAGPPPEPLQKITVRVRNGQVEVQTIPTPLTLTTLT; encoded by the coding sequence TTGAATAATCAACCACCACAGCAATCTGACAAACCGTGTTGCCAGCATCCGCGTAGAACATTTCTGACGCGGCTTTCGATCGGATTGTCAGCGGTGATCGGCCTCGTCATTACCTTGCCCGTGATTGGATATGTACTCGCCCCCATTTTTAAAAAACCAAAAGAGAAATGGCGAGCCGTTGGCAAACTTGAAGATTTCAAGGTCGGCGGATTTGTGCTGGTCCAATACGAAGACCCGTCGCCTGTCGCCTGGGCGGGAGTTACTGCCACGGCAGGTGCCTGGCTTCGACGCGTGAGTGAAACAGAGTTTATCGCTTTTTCAATTAATTGCCGCCATCTGGGATGTCCCGTCAGATGGGTGGATGACCCTAAACTGTTCATGTGCCCCTGTCATGGCGGCGTTTATTATGAAGATGGAACTGTAGCAGCAGGACCACCTCCTGAACCTCTTCAGAAAATTACTGTTCGTGTCCGTAATGGCCAAGTCGAAGTACAAACAATACCAACTCCGCTGACCTTAACGACGCTCACATGA